GGAGGGTGGCCGCCGCCGGCGGCCGGGTGAGGGTGACCGAAGGTCCGGGACCGACCGGCGCGCGGTGCGGACAGGGTTACGAGAACGGTGCGCGGCGGTCGGATCCTCGGCGGGAGTCGTGCCGCGCCACCCGCGCCGCTCGCGACGGGAGGTCGCGACCTTCGGGCAGACGCTCGCCGGGGAGTCTGAAGGAGGCGCGCACGAGCGTGCGCGCGACATCGTGAGGTTCTTCCGTCGGGCGGACCCGGGAGACCCGGTTCCGGTGCGGATCCACGTCGGCGCGGGACAAAGGCATCTCGACGGATGGATCAACGTCGACAACCAGGCGCTGCCCGGGGTCGACCGGGTCGTCGACGTGCGCCAGGGGTTGCCGTTCTCCAACGCCTCGGCGATCTACGCCGAACACTTCCTCGAGCATCTCGCGCTCGACGACGGTCTCGCGTTCCTGCGTGCCTGCCGCTCCGTCCTCCGACCCGACGGAATCCTTCGCCTCTCGACGCCCAACCTCACCTGGGTGCTCTCGACGCACTACCGGCTCGACGATTCCCTCCCCGCTGACCAGGGGCTCTTCGACTGTCTTCGGACCAACCGCGCGTTCCACGGTTGGGGGCACCAGTTCCTCTACAACCGCTCGACCCTCGCGATGGCTCTCCGCGCGTGCGGGTTCGCCGAGGTCTCTTTCCACGCGTACGGCGAGAGCCCGCACCCGGAGCTTCGGGGTCTCGAGGGGCACGAGAAGTCCGACGACGTGCCGGATCTGCCCCATGTCCTCGTCGCCGAAGCCGAGGGCGTCGCCGATTCTCCGGCTCCGCTTCCCGAAGACTGGCTCTCCGAGTTCCGGCGGGACCTGAAAGCGCGGTAGCCGACGCCCCGCGGGGCCCGGTAGCCCTCAGTCGAGCTTCGCCCTCCGCAGCCGCAGCGAGTTCCCGATCACGGAAACGGACGAGAAGCTCATCGCGGCCGACGCGATCATCGGCGAAAGCAGCAGACCGAAGAACGGATAGAGGACACCCGCGGCGAGCGGGATGCCGACGGCGTTGTAGACGAAGGCGAAGAAGAGGTTCTGCCGGATGTTCCGCATGACGGCGCGGGAGAGCTTCACGGCGCGCACGATCCCGCGCAGGTCTCCCTGGACGAGCGTGATCCCCGCGCTCTCGATCGCGATGTCCGTCCCGGTCCCCATCGCGATCGAGACGTCGGCCTGCGCGAGCGCCGGCGCGTCGTTGATTCCGTCTCCCGCCATCGCGACGCGCTTTCCCTCCCGCTGGAGGCGAAGGACCGCTTCCCGCTTGGCATCCGGGAGGACGCCGGCTTCGACCGAGTCGATCCCGGCCCGCCGCGCCGCGGCCTCCGCCGCGGGACGGGTGTCTCCCGTCAGCAGTCGGACGGTGAAACCGGCGCGGTGGAGCTCCGCGACCGCCTCGGCCGCCGTCGCCTTGAGCGGATCGGCGACGGAGACGATTCCGGCCGGCCGCCCGTCGACCGCGACGAGGAGCACGGTCTCGGCCTCGCGCTCCCGCGGCGCGGCGAGCGGCTCGAGCGGCGCGGCGTCGACGCCGGAGTCCGCCAGCAGCGCGCGGTTTCCGACCGTGAGCCGCCGTCCCCCGACCTCTCCCTCGACCCCCTTGCCGGTCACGGAGCGGAAGTCCTTCGATTCGGCCGCCGGGAGGCCGCGGCGTTCGGCCTCGGCGACGAGCGCGGCGGCCAGGGGATGCTCGCTCGCGCGCTCGAGACTCGCGGCGAGCCGGAGGATCTCGTCCGCCGCGAAGCCGGGAAGAGGCTCGACCGCGGAGACGCGCGGTTTCCCTTCGGTGAGCGTGCCGGTCTTGTCGAGGACGATCGTGTCCGCCTTTCCGAGGGTCTCGAGCGCGGCCGCGTCGCGCACGAGGACGCCGGCGCCGGCTCCCCGCCCGGTTCCGACCATGATCGCCATCGGCGTCGCGAGACCGAGCGCGCAGGGGCACGCGATGATCAGGACCGCGACGGCGTTGACGAGCGCGTAGGCGAAACGCGGCTCCGGCCCGAGAACGCTCCAGACGGCGAACGTCGCGGCGGCGGCGAGCACGACTCCGGGCACGAACCACCCCGAGACGCGGTCGGCGATCCGCTGAATGGGCGCGCGGCTCCGCTGCGCGGAGACGACGGACCGGACGATCCGGGCGAGCAGCGTCTCTCCGCCGATGCGCTCCGCCCGCATGACGATTCCTCCCGTGCCGTTGATCGTCCCGGTCCGCACTTCGTCCCCGGCGTTCTTCTCGACGGGCAGCGGTTCGCCCGTGAGCATCGATTCGTCGACTGCCGTCTTTCCCTCGAGGACGACGCCGTCGGCGGGCACGCGTTCCCCGGGGCGCACGCGCAGCCGGTCGCCCTTCGCGATCGCGTCGAGCGGGACGTCCTCTTCGCCGCCGTCCGGCCGCATCCGCCGGGCCGTTTTCGGCGCGAGGCCGAGGAGCGCCCGGATCGCGCCGGTCGTCTTCGACCTCGCGGAGAGCTCGAGGACCTGGCCGAGGAGCACGAGCGTCGTGATGACCGCGGCCGGCTCGAAGTAGAGAGGAAGACGCCCGTGCTCGCGGAACGAATCGGGGAAGACGCCGGGCGCCAGCAGCGCGGCGACACTGTCGAGGTACGCGGCGCCGGTTCCGATCCCGATCAGCGTGAACATGTTGAGCGAGCGGTTCACGACCGAGCGCCACGCGCGCGCGAAGAAAGGCGCGCCTCCCCAGAGGACGACGGGGCTCGCGAGGACGAACTGGAGCCATCCCGGGCCGACGTGCGCCATCGAGAGAACGAGAAGGGGCGCGGTGAGGACGAGCGAGACCCAGAACCGGCGCGACATCGATACGAGCTCGGGGTCCTTCGTCTCTTCGGCGGTGACCTCGACCGGCTCGAGCGCCATGCCGCAGATCGGACAGCTTCCCGGGCCCTTCTGCCGGATTTCCGGGTGCATCGGGCAGGTGTACGTCTCCGCGTCCGCGTTCGACGGCGGCCGCCGAGACGAAACCTCACCCCCCCTCTCCGGGTGGAGAGGAGGGACGGGAGCCTCTGTCGACCCGAGGTACCGATTCGGATCTGCGCGAAACGCTCCGGCGCACTCCGGCCGGCAGAAGAAATACGTCTTTCCCTCGTGCGTCACGGTCGCCGCGGCCCGCGCCGGGTCGACCGTCATCCCGCAGACGGGGTCGCGCTCGCCCGCGGGCGCCGCGACCGGCATCGAGGGGAGGGCGCTCTTCATCGGCATGGGATGCATCGGCACCCGGGGAGCGCCGGGAGCGAGGAATCGCTCCGGGTCCGCCCGGAACTTCTCGGCGCAGCCGGGACTGCAGAAGAAGAATTCCTTGCCGCCGTGCGCCACGCGCGCGGCGGCGCGTTCGGTGTCCACCGTCATGCCGCACACCGGGTCGATCGCCTGGCTCATCGAGCCCTCCTTTGCCGCCGGGGCGACGCCAGGCGCTCCAGCAGGTCCGCCAGCCCGTCCGCGGCTTCCGGCCGAAGAGCGTAATAGGTCATCCGTCCCTCCGGCCGGTCGACGAGGAGGCCGGCCCTCTTCAACGTCTTCAGGTGGAACGACAGGCGCGACTGCGCGGCGCCGAGCTCCTCGGAGAGATCGCAGACGCAGCGCTCCCCGCGCGCGAGCCGTGAGAGGATCGCCAGCCGCGTCGGATCGGCGAGCGCGCGGGCGGTCGCGGCGGCGGCGGCGAATCGGTCCTGACTCATCGACATCCATGGATGATATCAAGAGTCGTTGATATATTCTCTCTCCCTCGTACGCGGCACGGGCCGATGCCCCG
This genomic window from Thermoanaerobaculia bacterium contains:
- a CDS encoding metalloregulator ArsR/SmtB family transcription factor; this translates as MSQDRFAAAAATARALADPTRLAILSRLARGERCVCDLSEELGAAQSRLSFHLKTLKRAGLLVDRPEGRMTYYALRPEAADGLADLLERLASPRRQRRAR
- a CDS encoding heavy metal translocating P-type ATPase, which translates into the protein MSQAIDPVCGMTVDTERAAARVAHGGKEFFFCSPGCAEKFRADPERFLAPGAPRVPMHPMPMKSALPSMPVAAPAGERDPVCGMTVDPARAAATVTHEGKTYFFCRPECAGAFRADPNRYLGSTEAPVPPLHPERGGEVSSRRPPSNADAETYTCPMHPEIRQKGPGSCPICGMALEPVEVTAEETKDPELVSMSRRFWVSLVLTAPLLVLSMAHVGPGWLQFVLASPVVLWGGAPFFARAWRSVVNRSLNMFTLIGIGTGAAYLDSVAALLAPGVFPDSFREHGRLPLYFEPAAVITTLVLLGQVLELSARSKTTGAIRALLGLAPKTARRMRPDGGEEDVPLDAIAKGDRLRVRPGERVPADGVVLEGKTAVDESMLTGEPLPVEKNAGDEVRTGTINGTGGIVMRAERIGGETLLARIVRSVVSAQRSRAPIQRIADRVSGWFVPGVVLAAAATFAVWSVLGPEPRFAYALVNAVAVLIIACPCALGLATPMAIMVGTGRGAGAGVLVRDAAALETLGKADTIVLDKTGTLTEGKPRVSAVEPLPGFAADEILRLAASLERASEHPLAAALVAEAERRGLPAAESKDFRSVTGKGVEGEVGGRRLTVGNRALLADSGVDAAPLEPLAAPREREAETVLLVAVDGRPAGIVSVADPLKATAAEAVAELHRAGFTVRLLTGDTRPAAEAAARRAGIDSVEAGVLPDAKREAVLRLQREGKRVAMAGDGINDAPALAQADVSIAMGTGTDIAIESAGITLVQGDLRGIVRAVKLSRAVMRNIRQNLFFAFVYNAVGIPLAAGVLYPFFGLLLSPMIASAAMSFSSVSVIGNSLRLRRAKLD